A region of Candidatus Megaera polyxenophila DNA encodes the following proteins:
- a CDS encoding SOS (error prone) mutagenesis protein UmuD, which produces MKHGGKRNGAGRPKGQGKYGTSTKAIRVPEYLLEDVKNYSINGGYKIPLFSSKVEAGYPSLADDHIEEMVDMNSLLIRNPSTTFCVKVSGLSMIDAGIYEGDILLVDSSIKPGEGKIIIAAIDGMLTVKRLGFLKMKPYLLPANPDFDPIPILENSEVHIWGVVIKILRSL; this is translated from the coding sequence ATGAAACATGGTGGTAAAAGAAACGGCGCTGGAAGACCAAAAGGACAGGGTAAATACGGCACCAGCACAAAAGCTATTAGGGTGCCAGAATATTTGCTGGAGGACGTAAAAAATTACTCCATTAATGGCGGTTATAAAATCCCGCTTTTTAGCTCAAAAGTAGAAGCTGGTTACCCCTCTTTAGCTGATGATCATATAGAGGAGATGGTGGATATGAATTCTCTTTTAATTAGGAATCCTAGTACGACTTTTTGCGTGAAAGTTTCTGGCCTGTCAATGATAGATGCAGGAATTTATGAAGGTGATATTTTGCTTGTTGACAGTAGTATTAAACCTGGGGAAGGTAAAATAATTATTGCTGCCATAGATGGGATGTTAACAGTTAAAAGACTTGGTTTTCTTAAAATGAAACCTTACTTACTTCCAGCAAATCCAGATTTTGATCCTATTCCGATTTTAGAAAATTCAGAAGTTCATATTTGGGGAGTAGTAATAAAAATACTTAGAAGTTTATAA
- a CDS encoding tyrosine recombinase XerC encodes MVSSEITSIVKEWQSYLELQKNYSKNTREAYLNDVKAYFAFISNYSEESVSLKSISLVDIRLIRSWISDRRFSDYKASSSARALSSVKSFYKYLEKTRNIVCHSIYTVSSPKKAKTLPKALSKEDTLFSLDKVASLSETRWIDLRNRSLLTLIYASGLRISETLSITKQHIKETEYIKVIGKGNKERLVPWIDNVKKLILEYLKELPYNICENEPIFRSKTGKVLHRCNFNSELVKLRRIYGLPEHLSSHSFRHSFATHLLENGADLRSIQELLGHKSLSTTQKYTKVNLSHLESVYNKSHPEAKLSLDKKPLNPK; translated from the coding sequence ATGGTTAGTTCAGAAATCACAAGTATAGTTAAAGAGTGGCAATCTTATCTCGAACTGCAAAAAAACTATTCTAAAAATACTAGAGAAGCATATTTAAATGATGTAAAAGCTTATTTTGCTTTTATCAGTAATTATTCTGAAGAATCCGTCAGTTTGAAATCTATTTCCTTAGTAGATATAAGGCTTATCAGGAGCTGGATATCTGATCGCAGATTTTCCGATTACAAGGCTAGCTCAAGCGCAAGAGCTTTATCTTCAGTAAAAAGCTTTTATAAGTACTTGGAAAAAACACGGAATATTGTATGCCACTCAATATATACAGTATCTAGCCCTAAAAAAGCCAAAACTTTACCAAAAGCATTATCTAAAGAAGATACATTATTTTCTCTAGATAAAGTAGCCTCTTTAAGCGAAACTCGGTGGATTGATTTGCGCAATAGAAGCTTGCTTACCTTAATTTACGCTAGTGGCCTGAGAATTTCGGAAACATTATCAATAACAAAACAACATATTAAGGAAACCGAATACATAAAAGTTATTGGAAAAGGCAATAAAGAAAGGTTAGTACCGTGGATTGATAATGTAAAAAAGCTTATTTTGGAGTACTTAAAAGAGTTGCCTTACAATATATGCGAAAATGAACCTATATTTAGAAGCAAAACAGGGAAAGTATTACACAGATGTAACTTTAATTCTGAATTAGTTAAATTAAGACGTATTTACGGTTTACCAGAACATTTAAGTTCACATTCATTTCGCCATAGCTTCGCGACCCATTTGCTAGAAAATGGTGCTGACCTAAGATCCATTCAAGAGTTGCTTGGCCATAAAAGCCTGTCGACCACTCAAAAATATACAAAAGTTAATTTAAGTCATTTAGAAAGTGTTTATAACAAATCCCATCCTGAAGCAAAATTATCTTTAGATAAAAAACCGCTTAATCCAAAATAA
- a CDS encoding magnesium transporter: MQNSQNTILSDYQEKLAETFEHINYLIDNDKIDNVKIALLALHYADLADFLDNTNHKLYDLVLPIIADDIEPETLVWLSDSNKQAAIEAFGINKTVKLINQLDIEDCIEVIDTLDEDLKDQIIKNLNPDKRKQIIEGFKYPENTVGRIVEKHFIAFQEDWSVEQAIEHIRKSKITHDFHAGIVVNSKYQPVGNILLCTLVKSLPSEPLINLMNSEFKIAETSTKLDEIAFIFKQYALTIVPVVNKKGKLVGSVSIDNMIYIIEEQTESEFLHLGGINTSDIFDNLYATVKHRFPWLFINLITACATSLVINQFSDAIEKLIALATIMPIVASMGGNAGTQAMTVTVRALANREIKQIYITKVILKEIFVCLLNGFALAIIGSLIIYIPFSDLNLSLVFTAAIIINFTAAGLLGSSIPIILDHFDIDPATSSGVVLTALTDALGFFSFLGLAFFFLI, from the coding sequence ATGCAAAATTCTCAAAACACTATTTTATCTGATTACCAGGAAAAACTAGCTGAAACTTTTGAGCATATAAATTATCTAATTGATAATGATAAAATAGATAATGTAAAAATAGCCCTTCTTGCTTTACATTATGCAGATTTAGCAGATTTTCTAGACAATACCAATCATAAATTATACGACCTAGTTTTACCGATAATTGCAGACGATATAGAGCCAGAGACTCTTGTCTGGTTGAGCGATAGTAATAAACAGGCTGCAATAGAAGCCTTTGGTATTAACAAAACCGTTAAGCTAATAAATCAGTTAGATATCGAGGACTGCATTGAGGTAATAGACACCTTAGACGAAGATTTAAAAGATCAGATAATAAAAAACTTAAACCCTGATAAAAGAAAACAAATAATTGAAGGTTTTAAATATCCGGAAAATACAGTAGGTCGAATAGTTGAAAAACATTTTATTGCTTTTCAAGAAGATTGGTCAGTAGAACAAGCAATAGAGCATATACGCAAAAGCAAGATTACTCATGATTTCCATGCTGGAATTGTAGTAAATAGTAAATACCAGCCGGTGGGTAATATATTATTATGCACTTTGGTTAAAAGCTTACCTAGCGAACCGTTAATCAATTTAATGAATTCAGAGTTTAAAATTGCCGAAACTAGTACGAAACTTGATGAAATAGCTTTTATATTCAAACAATACGCTTTAACTATTGTACCGGTTGTAAATAAAAAAGGAAAGCTAGTGGGAAGCGTATCAATAGATAATATGATTTACATTATTGAAGAACAGACCGAAAGCGAATTTTTACATCTAGGCGGTATCAATACTAGCGATATATTTGATAATCTGTATGCAACTGTAAAGCATAGATTTCCTTGGTTGTTTATTAATTTAATTACAGCTTGTGCTACTTCCCTCGTTATTAACCAATTTAGTGATGCCATAGAGAAATTAATCGCCCTTGCTACCATAATGCCTATTGTTGCTAGTATGGGTGGTAATGCTGGCACCCAGGCAATGACTGTTACTGTAAGGGCGTTAGCCAATAGGGAAATAAAACAGATATACATAACGAAAGTTATTTTAAAGGAAATATTTGTCTGTTTATTAAATGGCTTCGCTCTGGCAATTATAGGATCGTTAATTATATATATACCTTTTTCTGATTTAAATTTAAGCCTAGTTTTCACTGCTGCGATAATAATTAATTTTACCGCTGCAGGATTACTTGGCTCTAGTATCCCAATCATTCTGGATCATTTTGATATTGACCCAGCAACTTCTTCTGGTGTGGTTCTGACGGCACTTACAGATGCACTTGGCTTTTTTAGCTTTCTTGGACTTGCCTTCTTCTTTCTTATTTAA
- a CDS encoding alkaline phosphatase, producing the protein MNNLVDNIDIIIVISFLVINLIVGLYSGKSIKTIKEYAIGNRNFSTATIAATIVATWLSGASFTVTTTETYNNGLYFIIPGLGDAMSFFIISYLYAPRMAEFLGKLSVADAMGSIYGKHIRSITAVSGIFPAVGNVAMQFSILAALLNSWLGIPGIYAIAASSLIIITYSTFGGIKSVTFTDMIQFFAFGVVMPIIAFVIWSALPEAETVFNSINQHPSFNYHAVFDYHDPNFLNILFLFLFFMIPGIDSAVFQRISMARNTIQVSKSFIIAGFFVIICDLIVNTFIGVMLIADNAPPLDSGNVIPYIVNHYLTNGFKGLFIMGIMAMIMSTADSYINSSAVLFAYDISETMNLKLTERKHLLFVRIAAFLIGIFALLLSLFLNNLLELVLATYSFYMPIVSVPLILAIFGFRSSSRAVLIGMTAGFITVMYFKFFSEIDSIVPGMVANAIFFIGSHYILREQGGWRGVKDTPSLDSLRAERARKRYQFIQSIKNFNLITFCQNNTPREKRIFVYFGLFCVLIISSSVYSLPKTVQNEYSLILNPIYYLALILSTMFITYPLWSEKFANKAFTSLLWNIAVFYNLAFCNSVLAIAGQFNQLHAIILMASLTAIAILIRWQTAILFTIIGVAIAVQYCEMYMNISSLNDHTDNLQLQITYSLLLISVLLLSFFKQKQEENKITELKVSKLDNKLDDQKLELIKSQELKDEFLRNLQHEIRTPVTGITSIGQVLWDNYDKFTEQQRRSAIKEIAESSERLVSLVNNMVDLSKLKSLTYELSCTKVNLSELIYQRSEICRKIYLNDKELEFIYDIQDNLMVNCDKHYITSTLDNLITNAISYSPEGTITVSFRKEENLVKFNITDEGLGIPPQELHHIFGTFMVSSRTKTPSGGRGLGLALCKKVIEAHKGQIWCESDGKNGSSFTFVIPYTP; encoded by the coding sequence ATGAATAACCTAGTGGATAATATAGATATAATAATAGTTATATCCTTTTTAGTAATTAACCTAATAGTTGGTTTGTACTCTGGAAAAAGTATAAAGACAATAAAAGAATATGCTATAGGTAATAGAAATTTTAGCACTGCAACTATTGCTGCTACTATAGTTGCTACTTGGCTCAGTGGAGCAAGTTTTACTGTTACTACAACTGAAACTTATAACAACGGACTATATTTTATCATCCCAGGACTAGGTGATGCAATGTCTTTTTTTATAATTTCCTACCTTTATGCCCCACGGATGGCCGAATTTTTAGGAAAGTTATCAGTAGCAGACGCAATGGGTAGTATTTATGGTAAACACATAAGAAGTATAACAGCAGTATCAGGAATATTCCCCGCCGTAGGAAATGTCGCAATGCAATTTTCAATTTTAGCAGCATTATTAAATAGTTGGCTTGGTATTCCTGGAATATATGCAATAGCGGCAAGTAGCTTGATAATTATTACTTATTCTACCTTTGGAGGAATTAAGTCAGTTACTTTTACAGATATGATTCAGTTTTTTGCTTTCGGTGTAGTAATGCCGATAATAGCTTTTGTCATTTGGTCTGCATTACCTGAGGCCGAAACAGTATTTAATTCTATAAATCAACACCCTTCATTTAATTATCATGCAGTATTTGACTATCACGACCCTAATTTTTTGAATATTTTATTTTTATTTCTCTTTTTTATGATACCCGGCATTGATTCAGCGGTTTTTCAAAGAATCTCAATGGCAAGGAACACTATCCAAGTTTCTAAATCTTTCATTATTGCTGGTTTTTTTGTTATTATTTGTGATCTTATTGTCAATACCTTTATCGGTGTTATGTTAATAGCAGATAATGCTCCACCTTTAGATTCAGGTAACGTTATACCTTACATTGTAAACCATTACCTTACTAATGGTTTTAAAGGACTTTTTATCATGGGAATCATGGCAATGATAATGTCTACAGCAGATAGTTATATTAATTCCTCTGCTGTATTATTTGCTTATGACATTTCAGAAACCATGAACTTAAAATTAACAGAAAGAAAACACCTATTATTTGTACGTATTGCTGCTTTCTTAATAGGCATTTTCGCTTTACTACTAAGCTTATTTTTAAATAACTTACTTGAGCTCGTCCTAGCTACATATAGCTTTTATATGCCAATAGTATCGGTACCTTTAATATTAGCTATTTTTGGTTTCCGGAGCTCAAGCAGAGCAGTTTTAATAGGTATGACAGCAGGCTTTATTACTGTAATGTATTTTAAGTTTTTCTCTGAAATCGATAGCATAGTGCCTGGAATGGTTGCTAATGCAATATTTTTTATAGGTAGTCACTATATACTTCGCGAACAAGGGGGATGGAGAGGGGTAAAAGATACCCCTTCATTAGATTCTTTGAGAGCAGAAAGAGCAAGAAAAAGATACCAATTTATCCAATCAATAAAGAACTTCAATTTAATTACATTTTGTCAGAACAACACCCCGAGAGAAAAAAGAATTTTTGTCTATTTTGGGTTATTTTGTGTATTAATAATATCATCTAGCGTTTACTCATTACCTAAAACTGTTCAGAATGAATATAGCTTGATACTAAATCCAATATATTATTTAGCACTTATTTTATCGACTATGTTTATTACTTATCCATTATGGTCAGAAAAGTTTGCAAATAAAGCCTTTACCTCTCTTTTATGGAATATAGCGGTATTTTATAATTTAGCTTTCTGTAATAGCGTATTAGCTATAGCAGGTCAATTTAATCAACTACATGCTATTATATTAATGGCAAGTTTAACTGCTATAGCAATTTTGATAAGATGGCAAACAGCTATATTATTTACCATAATAGGAGTAGCAATTGCTGTACAATATTGCGAAATGTATATGAATATAAGCTCTTTAAATGATCATACAGATAATTTGCAATTACAAATCACTTATTCTTTACTGCTGATAAGTGTCTTATTACTCTCCTTCTTTAAACAAAAACAAGAAGAGAATAAAATAACTGAACTTAAAGTTAGCAAATTAGATAATAAATTAGATGACCAAAAATTGGAGCTAATTAAGTCGCAGGAACTCAAGGACGAATTCTTACGAAACCTTCAACATGAAATTCGTACCCCTGTCACCGGTATTACTAGTATAGGTCAAGTTCTATGGGATAATTATGATAAATTCACTGAACAACAAAGGCGAAGTGCAATCAAGGAAATAGCAGAAAGCTCTGAACGCCTTGTAAGCCTTGTAAATAATATGGTTGATTTATCAAAACTTAAAAGTCTCACTTATGAGCTTAGCTGTACAAAAGTAAATTTAAGTGAGCTTATCTATCAACGATCGGAGATTTGTAGGAAAATCTATTTAAATGATAAAGAGCTCGAATTTATCTATGACATACAAGATAATCTAATGGTTAATTGTGATAAGCATTATATAACTTCAACGCTCGATAATTTAATTACTAATGCTATTTCGTACAGCCCTGAGGGAACTATTACCGTTTCCTTCAGAAAGGAAGAAAATTTGGTTAAGTTCAATATTACTGATGAAGGATTAGGAATCCCCCCACAAGAACTCCATCATATCTTTGGCACTTTTATGGTTAGCTCCAGAACAAAGACACCTTCCGGTGGCCGAGGACTAGGACTTGCTTTATGCAAAAAAGTTATTGAAGCTCATAAAGGCCAAATCTGGTGTGAAAGTGACGGTAAAAACGGTTCTAGTTTTACTTTTGTAATTCCCTATACTCCATAA
- a CDS encoding molecular chaperone DnaK: MDKIILPQGYKPSENEEYMNPMQLEYFKQKLLNWRNGLLAESRETLNHLKEETWNEPDLNDRASVETETTIELRTRDRYRKLIDKIESALERINTGNYGYCEETGEAIGIKRLEARPVATLCIEAQERHENYEKTHIDEDLLDS, encoded by the coding sequence ATGGATAAAATTATTCTGCCACAAGGTTATAAACCTTCAGAAAATGAAGAATATATGAATCCAATGCAGTTGGAATATTTTAAACAAAAACTTTTAAATTGGCGCAATGGTTTACTTGCGGAATCTAGGGAAACATTAAATCATTTAAAAGAAGAAACCTGGAATGAACCGGATTTAAATGATCGTGCAAGTGTTGAAACAGAAACAACTATTGAGCTTAGAACCCGGGATCGCTATCGCAAATTAATTGATAAGATAGAATCTGCCCTTGAGCGGATCAATACAGGTAACTACGGTTACTGCGAAGAAACAGGAGAAGCAATAGGTATTAAAAGACTCGAAGCAAGGCCTGTAGCTACTTTGTGTATAGAAGCGCAAGAACGTCACGAGAATTACGAAAAGACTCATATTGATGAGGATCTTCTCGATTCATAA
- a CDS encoding GALA protein, whose translation MKRKKKKIVKSQMLSLKGKIEKYLTKEDYYDLFNKAKASLNISKMDYKGTYIFARLIGKNFITATELDFSSSYEYGKVDLVNLETLTKSLEENTSLTKLNFSKNNICEKGLTYFASIIAKNKTITNLDLSLNNNCSFTGSKPSGLDAIGLSLKDNKTLVNLNLSYINLRTAGTEKIVKGLKDNSSITNLNLSTNFIWDEGAEYIKDLLSQNKTLTSLDLSANGFTDTGISKIAEGLVENEALTTLDLSLNHITDQGIETILNYLESNRTLTKLDLSDNEIGNKGAKLILSFIEKHMTVYVEIAHNNIISEYFSKAIIFKNSYNKKLTDSSETAQAKTVIKEDKEKYKLKTQTKFLETIKEEREEEELTCQIGTNKEEREEVAVTFHVGTNKNIFLAENEFHLGLSGLYETELPDLI comes from the coding sequence ATGAAACGCAAAAAGAAAAAAATTGTAAAAAGCCAGATGCTGTCGTTAAAAGGAAAAATAGAAAAATATTTAACTAAAGAAGACTATTACGATCTATTTAATAAAGCCAAAGCTTCACTTAACATTAGTAAAATGGACTATAAGGGAACATATATTTTTGCAAGATTAATAGGAAAAAACTTTATAACAGCTACAGAACTTGATTTTAGTAGTAGCTATGAATACGGTAAGGTCGATTTAGTAAACCTAGAAACTTTAACAAAAAGTTTAGAAGAAAATACCAGCCTTACTAAACTGAATTTCAGTAAAAATAACATCTGCGAAAAAGGATTAACCTATTTCGCAAGTATTATAGCTAAAAACAAAACCATTACTAATCTCGACCTCAGTCTAAATAATAATTGCAGCTTTACAGGTTCTAAACCATCAGGACTAGATGCTATTGGATTAAGCTTAAAAGATAACAAAACTCTGGTGAATCTTAACCTTAGTTATATCAACCTTAGAACGGCAGGAACTGAGAAAATTGTTAAAGGTTTAAAAGATAATTCATCTATTACTAACCTTAATCTAAGTACTAACTTCATATGGGACGAAGGAGCAGAATATATTAAGGATTTATTATCTCAAAATAAAACTCTTACTAGTCTTGATCTTAGCGCTAATGGTTTCACTGATACCGGAATCTCAAAAATTGCAGAAGGATTAGTAGAAAATGAGGCTCTTACTACCCTTGATTTAAGTTTAAATCACATAACCGACCAAGGAATAGAAACTATACTCAACTACTTAGAATCAAACAGAACCTTGACTAAACTCGATCTCAGTGATAATGAAATAGGAAATAAAGGCGCAAAATTGATACTTTCATTTATAGAAAAACATATGACGGTTTACGTTGAAATTGCTCATAATAATATTATTAGCGAATATTTCAGCAAGGCTATTATCTTTAAAAATAGTTACAACAAAAAACTTACGGATTCATCAGAAACCGCCCAAGCTAAAACCGTTATCAAGGAGGATAAAGAAAAATACAAGCTTAAAACACAAACTAAATTTTTGGAAACAATAAAAGAAGAGAGAGAAGAAGAGGAACTTACTTGCCAAATAGGTACGAACAAAGAAGAGAGAGAAGAAGTAGCAGTGACTTTTCATGTAGGCACTAATAAGAACATATTTTTAGCAGAGAACGAATTTCATCTTGGATTATCCGGTTTATATGAGACAGAATTACCTGATTTGATCTAA
- a CDS encoding integrase — translation MTKKHIKNFSAEYKTKVVLELLESEVTISQLSKKYEITPKTIQNWKKHFLSNASMAFEPAKVVSEYKTEIEELKSQNDELAKALGKATIERDWALGKLNGLDIANKRDLVDSKLKELSMARQCELLKINRSMLYYQPQIMSLYNKKIMDRIDEIYTDNPEYGYRFIYKSLLEEGLNIGRDRTLKYMGIMGIEAIYPKKKKSISMQNKDHKIYPYLLEPYWQIYNGSRSVYVPRSNEVWSGDITYIRTPIGFMYMAAIIDWHSKAILSYKLSNSMDASLVTSILEDALSKYPPPLIFNSDQGSQYTGSEHIKILEKYGIQISMNGKGRSIDNIVMERFFKTLKYNCIFINEFNNISELREGINIYVDKYNNRRFHSSIGYKKPMDVYLNALQNAA, via the coding sequence ATGACAAAAAAGCATATTAAAAATTTCAGTGCAGAATATAAAACTAAAGTAGTGTTGGAATTACTAGAATCGGAGGTAACTATATCTCAATTATCAAAGAAATATGAAATTACTCCAAAGACTATTCAAAATTGGAAGAAGCATTTTTTAAGTAATGCATCAATGGCTTTTGAGCCGGCAAAAGTAGTCAGTGAGTACAAAACAGAAATTGAGGAGTTAAAATCTCAAAATGATGAATTAGCAAAAGCTCTGGGGAAGGCTACAATAGAGAGGGACTGGGCGTTGGGAAAGCTAAACGGCTTGGATATAGCAAATAAACGAGATCTTGTCGATTCCAAGCTGAAAGAATTATCAATGGCAAGACAATGCGAATTATTGAAGATAAATAGATCTATGCTTTATTATCAGCCCCAAATAATGAGCTTATACAACAAAAAGATTATGGATAGAATAGATGAAATATATACAGATAATCCAGAGTATGGTTATCGTTTTATTTATAAATCTTTATTAGAGGAAGGATTAAATATTGGTAGAGATCGTACTCTCAAATACATGGGTATTATGGGTATAGAGGCTATTTATCCAAAGAAAAAGAAATCTATCTCTATGCAGAATAAAGATCATAAGATATATCCATATCTCCTTGAGCCTTATTGGCAAATATATAACGGTAGTCGGTCTGTATACGTACCAAGATCAAATGAAGTATGGAGCGGGGATATAACATACATTAGAACCCCGATAGGCTTTATGTATATGGCAGCAATTATAGATTGGCACAGTAAAGCTATATTGAGTTATAAACTGTCAAATTCAATGGATGCAAGCCTTGTAACGAGTATTTTAGAAGACGCTCTTAGTAAGTACCCACCTCCGCTGATATTCAATAGTGATCAAGGTAGTCAGTATACCGGCTCAGAACATATAAAAATACTCGAGAAATACGGTATACAAATCTCTATGAACGGTAAAGGCAGAAGCATCGATAACATTGTTATGGAGAGATTTTTTAAGACTCTAAAATATAATTGTATATTTATAAATGAATTTAACAATATCTCAGAACTTAGGGAGGGGATTAACATATATGTAGATAAATATAATAATAGAAGATTTCATTCTAGTATTGGTTATAAAAAACCTATGGATGTTTATCTCAATGCATTACAAAATGCAGCATGA